One genomic window of Streptomyces sp. NBC_01276 includes the following:
- a CDS encoding SDR family NAD(P)-dependent oxidoreductase yields the protein MARSVLVTGGSGGIGRACVERFAAEEDWTVWFTYRNGRERAEELVQELALTGRAKVEAFPFSQGDWEDHEQLVERLPGPVDVLVNNAAVGSKTIDRYSDGPRQDKASAFFQINAVGPLWLSEQLLPGMLERGFGKIINISSVGGGIFQFPGFHPADGMSKAALTYLTRHLAAELVHTPVQVFALCPGAVETTMFKASTLDRLSPEERSSLTARLPRGRMIEAREIAEQVWWLAGEHAAALHGAVIDASMGLGVHPGLLTGADVDSGRA from the coding sequence ATGGCTCGAAGTGTGCTCGTCACCGGAGGCTCGGGGGGAATCGGCCGGGCCTGTGTGGAGAGGTTCGCGGCGGAAGAGGACTGGACCGTCTGGTTCACGTACCGCAACGGCCGGGAGCGGGCCGAGGAGCTGGTGCAGGAGCTGGCGCTGACCGGTCGCGCCAAGGTGGAGGCGTTCCCCTTCAGCCAGGGTGACTGGGAGGACCACGAGCAGCTGGTCGAGCGGCTGCCGGGCCCGGTGGACGTACTGGTGAACAACGCGGCCGTCGGCTCCAAGACCATCGACCGGTACAGCGACGGGCCGCGGCAGGACAAGGCGTCGGCCTTCTTCCAGATCAACGCGGTGGGCCCGCTCTGGCTCAGCGAGCAGCTCCTGCCCGGCATGCTGGAACGCGGCTTCGGGAAGATCATCAACATCTCCAGCGTGGGCGGCGGGATCTTCCAGTTCCCCGGCTTCCACCCCGCCGACGGCATGAGCAAGGCCGCCCTCACCTACCTCACCCGGCACCTCGCGGCCGAGCTGGTGCACACCCCGGTGCAGGTCTTCGCCCTGTGCCCCGGTGCCGTGGAGACCACGATGTTCAAGGCCAGCACCCTGGACCGGCTTTCGCCCGAGGAGCGTTCCTCCCTCACCGCGCGGCTGCCGCGCGGCCGCATGATCGAAGCGCGGGAGATCGCCGAGCAGGTGTGGTGGCTGGCGGGCGAACACGCGGCGGCCCTGCACGGCGCCGTCATCGACGCCTCGATGGGCCTCGGGGTCCATCCGGGCCTGCTCACCGGCGCCGACGTGGACAGCGGGAGGGCCTGA
- a CDS encoding diiron oxygenase, protein MSTAPGPLDRWYETAGVRGGVRRMFHAEAEQGRVFFPDALVPHLAHPEVKALAPERVREISVRHLYQFLHSTTHLETRVVNGAAEPVANGNCGLHFPTALRMDAFKVYCDEGYHALYSLDLADQVAAVTGIAVPDVDYGGFVTALQESGRRLLPQDPVLAGQLQAVVFETLITAVLNEVPQDPTVVSTVRELMRDHAKDEGRHHRFFSAFFLELWARLDGRRRVLAARALPAMIRAALDWDLEPVRVSLRLAGLDEDRTEAVLADSYGGGAGLDRIQTISRSTLRLCAQVDAFDLPGVTDAFAEFGLRAPEETDV, encoded by the coding sequence ATGAGCACGGCCCCCGGTCCGCTCGACCGCTGGTACGAGACCGCCGGCGTGCGGGGTGGCGTACGCCGTATGTTCCACGCCGAGGCGGAGCAGGGCCGGGTCTTCTTCCCGGACGCCCTGGTCCCGCACCTGGCCCACCCCGAGGTGAAGGCGCTGGCCCCGGAGCGGGTCCGCGAGATCTCCGTACGCCACCTGTACCAGTTCCTGCACTCGACGACGCACCTGGAGACCCGGGTGGTCAACGGGGCCGCCGAGCCGGTCGCCAACGGCAACTGCGGGCTGCACTTCCCGACCGCGCTGCGGATGGACGCCTTCAAGGTCTACTGCGACGAGGGCTACCACGCCCTCTACAGCCTGGACCTCGCCGATCAGGTGGCGGCCGTCACCGGGATCGCCGTGCCGGACGTCGACTACGGCGGGTTCGTCACGGCCCTCCAGGAGAGCGGGCGGCGGCTGCTGCCCCAGGACCCGGTGCTGGCCGGGCAGTTGCAGGCGGTGGTGTTCGAGACCCTGATCACCGCCGTGCTCAACGAGGTGCCGCAGGACCCGACCGTGGTGAGCACGGTGCGCGAGCTGATGCGCGACCACGCCAAGGACGAGGGGCGCCACCACCGCTTCTTCTCGGCGTTCTTCCTGGAGCTGTGGGCCCGGCTCGACGGGCGCCGGCGCGTCCTGGCGGCCCGCGCCCTGCCGGCGATGATCCGCGCGGCGCTCGACTGGGACCTGGAGCCGGTACGGGTGTCGCTGCGCCTGGCCGGTCTGGACGAGGACCGCACCGAGGCGGTCCTCGCGGACAGCTACGGGGGTGGGGCGGGCCTGGACCGCATCCAGACGATCTCCCGTTCCACCCTGCGGCTGTGCGCCCAGGTCGACGCCTTCGACCTGCCCGGCGTCACGGACGCGTTCGCGGAGTTCGGACTGCGCGCACCGGAGGAGACCGATGTCTGA
- the serB gene encoding phosphoserine phosphatase SerB, whose translation MSASQTSDVPTLLVKIFGKDRPGITAGLFDTLAAYSVDVVDIEQVVTRGRIVLCVLVTKPAAGSEGELRATVHSWAESLKLQAEILSGTGDNRPRGSGRSHVTVLGHPLTAESTATIAARITATGGNIDRIFRLAKYPVTAVEFAVSGAETEPLRTALATTAAQIGVDVAVVSAGLHRRAQRLVVMDVDSTLIQDEVIELFAAHAGCEAEVAEVTERAMRGELDFEQSLHARVALLAGLDASVVDKVRSEVRLTPGARTLIRTLKMLGYQVGVVSGGFTQVTDDLRERLGLDFASANTLEIVDGKLTGKVTGEIVDRAGKARLLRRFAAEAGVPLAQTVAIGDGANDLDMLNAAGLGVAFNAKPVVREAAHTAVNVPFLDAVLYLLGITREEVEAADLA comes from the coding sequence ATGAGCGCTTCGCAGACCTCCGACGTCCCCACCCTCCTCGTCAAGATCTTCGGCAAGGACCGTCCCGGGATCACCGCCGGGCTGTTCGACACCCTCGCCGCCTACTCCGTCGATGTCGTCGACATCGAGCAGGTCGTCACCCGCGGCCGCATCGTCCTGTGCGTTCTCGTCACCAAGCCCGCCGCCGGCTCCGAGGGCGAGCTGCGGGCCACCGTCCACAGCTGGGCCGAGTCACTCAAGCTCCAGGCGGAGATCCTCTCCGGCACCGGTGACAACCGGCCGCGCGGCAGCGGCCGTTCCCACGTCACCGTCCTCGGGCACCCGCTCACCGCGGAGTCCACGGCCACCATCGCCGCCCGGATCACCGCGACGGGCGGCAACATCGACCGCATCTTCCGGCTCGCGAAGTATCCGGTGACGGCGGTCGAGTTCGCCGTCTCCGGCGCCGAGACCGAGCCGCTGCGCACCGCCCTCGCCACCACCGCCGCACAGATCGGCGTCGACGTGGCCGTGGTGTCGGCGGGCCTGCACCGCCGGGCGCAGCGCCTGGTGGTGATGGACGTGGACTCGACCCTGATCCAGGACGAGGTCATCGAGCTCTTCGCCGCCCACGCGGGCTGTGAGGCCGAGGTCGCCGAGGTGACCGAGCGGGCCATGCGCGGGGAGCTGGACTTCGAGCAGTCCCTGCACGCCCGGGTGGCGCTGCTCGCGGGGCTGGACGCGTCGGTGGTGGACAAGGTCCGCTCCGAGGTCCGGCTGACCCCCGGGGCCCGCACCCTGATCCGGACCCTGAAGATGCTCGGTTACCAGGTGGGCGTGGTCTCGGGCGGCTTCACGCAGGTCACGGACGACCTGCGCGAGCGGCTGGGGCTCGACTTCGCCTCGGCGAACACCCTGGAGATCGTCGACGGGAAACTGACCGGCAAGGTCACCGGAGAGATCGTGGACCGGGCGGGCAAGGCCCGTCTGCTGCGCCGCTTCGCCGCCGAGGCGGGTGTGCCGCTGGCCCAGACGGTGGCCATCGGTGACGGCGCCAACGACCTGGACATGCTGAACGCCGCCGGGCTGGGCGTGGCCTTCAACGCCAAGCCCGTCGTCCGCGAGGCCGCCCACACCGCGGTGAACGTGCCGTTCCTGGACGCGGTGCTGTACCTGCTGGGCATCACCCGGGAGGAAGTGGAAGCGGCCGACCTGGCCTGA
- a CDS encoding CynX/NimT family MFS transporter, protein MSDEEVQTMNRPEAVRTAAHEPLPASAHVAPTWLGPVLIVGIVLAALNLRPAITSLGALFEETRTGLHMSGAVAGLITSVPALCFAVFGVTAPRLSRRFGPAAVVCAGMAAVAAGLLIRPFADGAAAFLAASALSLAGIALTNVLLPVIVKRWFPDRLGTMTGLYSMALAAGTSLAAAATVPLTSALGGNWRTGLLVWAVLAAVAVLPWLPIAAASRREKAAAPAAAVREDKGPSVVRSRTAWALACYFGLQATGAYVTMGWLPQIFRDAGVSASTAGVLLAVTMVMGVPLAFVIPRLAGRMRHQGPIAVTLSLFGFVGYLGLYLAPAAGAWAWALLLGISNCAFPLVITMIGLRAKSPAGVVKLSAFAQSTGYLISIPGPLVIGTLYQRSGGWDLPLALMAGLLVPQLVLGVLAGRDRTIEDECGMRD, encoded by the coding sequence ATGTCCGACGAAGAAGTCCAGACCATGAACCGCCCGGAGGCCGTGCGCACCGCCGCGCACGAGCCCCTCCCCGCCTCCGCGCACGTCGCCCCCACGTGGCTCGGCCCGGTGCTCATCGTCGGAATCGTGCTGGCCGCCCTCAACCTGCGGCCCGCCATCACCAGCCTCGGCGCCCTCTTCGAGGAGACCAGGACCGGCCTCCACATGAGCGGCGCCGTCGCCGGACTGATCACCTCCGTGCCCGCCCTCTGCTTCGCGGTCTTCGGCGTCACGGCGCCCCGCCTCTCCCGCCGCTTCGGCCCCGCCGCCGTCGTCTGCGCCGGCATGGCCGCCGTCGCCGCGGGCCTGCTGATCCGCCCCTTCGCGGACGGCGCCGCCGCTTTCCTCGCCGCCAGCGCCCTGTCCCTGGCCGGCATAGCCCTGACCAACGTGCTGCTCCCGGTCATCGTCAAGCGCTGGTTCCCCGACCGCCTCGGCACCATGACCGGGCTCTACTCCATGGCCCTGGCCGCCGGCACCTCCCTCGCCGCCGCCGCGACCGTCCCCCTGACCTCCGCCCTCGGCGGCAACTGGCGCACCGGCCTGCTCGTCTGGGCCGTCCTCGCCGCGGTCGCCGTCCTGCCCTGGCTGCCGATCGCCGCCGCGAGCCGCCGGGAGAAGGCGGCCGCCCCCGCCGCGGCCGTGCGCGAGGACAAGGGGCCCTCCGTCGTCCGCAGCCGCACCGCCTGGGCACTCGCCTGCTACTTCGGCCTCCAGGCCACCGGCGCCTACGTCACCATGGGCTGGCTCCCGCAGATCTTCCGCGACGCGGGGGTCTCCGCCTCCACCGCCGGCGTGCTGCTCGCCGTCACCATGGTCATGGGCGTCCCGCTGGCCTTCGTCATCCCCCGCCTCGCCGGACGCATGCGCCACCAGGGCCCGATCGCCGTCACCCTCAGCCTGTTCGGCTTCGTGGGCTACCTCGGCCTCTACCTCGCCCCCGCCGCCGGAGCCTGGGCCTGGGCCCTCCTGCTCGGCATCTCCAACTGCGCCTTCCCGCTCGTCATCACCATGATCGGACTGCGCGCCAAGTCCCCCGCCGGGGTCGTCAAGCTCTCCGCCTTCGCCCAGAGCACCGGCTACCTGATCTCCATCCCCGGCCCGCTGGTCATCGGCACCCTCTACCAGCGCAGCGGCGGCTGGGACCTGCCGCTCGCCCTGATGGCCGGGCTGCTCGTCCCCCAGCTCGTCCTCGGCGTCCTCGCGGGACGGGACCGCACGATCGAGGACGAATGCGGCATGCGAGACTGA
- the fabG gene encoding 3-oxoacyl-[acyl-carrier-protein] reductase, translating into MSRSVLVTGGNRGIGLAIARAFAQAGDKVAITYRSGEPPQELTDLGVLSVRCDITDSEQVEQAYKEIEAKHGNVEVLVANAGITKDTLLMRMSEEDFASVVDTNLTGTFRVVKRANRGMLRAKKGRVVLISSVVGLLGSAGQANYAASKAALVGFARSLARELGSRNITFNVVAPGFVDTDMTKVLTDEQRAGIVSQVPLARYAQPEEIAAAVSFLASDDAAYITGAVIPVDGGLGMGH; encoded by the coding sequence TTGAGCCGCTCGGTTCTCGTCACCGGAGGTAACCGGGGCATCGGCCTCGCCATCGCCCGAGCCTTCGCCCAGGCCGGCGACAAGGTCGCGATCACGTACCGCTCGGGAGAGCCGCCGCAGGAGCTCACCGACCTCGGCGTACTGTCGGTGCGCTGCGACATCACCGACTCCGAGCAGGTGGAGCAGGCCTACAAGGAGATCGAGGCCAAGCACGGCAACGTGGAGGTGCTGGTGGCCAACGCCGGCATCACCAAGGACACGCTGCTGATGCGGATGTCCGAGGAGGACTTCGCCTCCGTCGTCGACACCAACCTCACGGGCACCTTCCGCGTGGTCAAGCGCGCCAACCGCGGCATGCTCCGGGCGAAGAAGGGCCGCGTGGTCCTGATCTCCTCGGTCGTGGGCCTGCTGGGTTCCGCGGGGCAGGCCAACTACGCCGCCTCGAAGGCCGCGCTGGTGGGCTTCGCCCGCTCCCTCGCCCGCGAGCTGGGCAGCCGCAACATCACCTTCAACGTCGTGGCCCCGGGCTTCGTGGACACCGACATGACGAAGGTGCTCACCGACGAGCAGCGTGCGGGCATCGTGTCGCAGGTGCCGCTGGCCCGCTACGCGCAGCCCGAGGAGATCGCGGCCGCCGTGAGCTTCCTGGCGTCCGATGACGCCGCGTACATCACCGGAGCCGTCATTCCCGTTGACGGCGGATTGGGCATGGGTCACTGA
- the fabI gene encoding enoyl-ACP reductase FabI produces the protein MSGILDGKRILITGVLMESSIAFHTARLAQEQGAEVILTAWPRPSLTERIAKKLPKPVKVIELDVTNDEHLARLEGLVREELGGLDGVVHSIGFAPQDALGGNFLNTPFESVATAMHVSAFSLKSLAMACKPLFPAEGAAIVGLTFDAQFAWPQYDWMGPAKAALEATSRYLARDLGKENIRCNLVSAGPIGSMAAKSIPGFGELADTWNQRSMLAWDMSDPEPTGRGVVALLSDWFPKTTGEIVHVDGGLHAMGA, from the coding sequence ATGAGCGGAATTCTCGACGGCAAGCGCATCCTCATCACCGGGGTGCTGATGGAGTCGTCCATCGCCTTCCACACCGCGCGACTGGCCCAGGAGCAGGGCGCCGAGGTCATCCTCACGGCGTGGCCGCGCCCCTCGCTGACCGAGCGGATCGCCAAGAAGCTGCCGAAGCCGGTCAAGGTCATCGAGCTCGACGTCACCAACGACGAGCACCTGGCCCGCCTCGAAGGCCTCGTCCGCGAGGAGCTCGGCGGCCTCGACGGCGTCGTGCACTCCATCGGCTTCGCGCCGCAGGACGCGCTCGGCGGCAACTTCCTGAACACCCCGTTCGAGTCCGTGGCCACCGCCATGCACGTCTCGGCGTTCTCGCTGAAGTCGCTGGCCATGGCCTGCAAGCCGCTGTTCCCGGCGGAGGGCGCGGCCATCGTCGGCCTCACCTTCGACGCGCAGTTCGCCTGGCCGCAGTACGACTGGATGGGCCCGGCCAAGGCCGCGCTGGAGGCCACCAGCCGCTACCTCGCCCGCGACCTGGGCAAGGAGAACATCCGCTGCAACCTGGTCTCGGCCGGTCCGATCGGCTCGATGGCCGCGAAGTCCATCCCGGGCTTCGGCGAGCTGGCGGACACCTGGAACCAGCGTTCCATGCTGGCGTGGGACATGAGTGACCCCGAGCCGACGGGCCGGGGCGTCGTCGCCCTGCTGTCGGACTGGTTCCCGAAGACCACGGGCGAGATCGTCCACGTCGACGGCGGCCTGCACGCGATGGGCGCCTGA
- a CDS encoding aminotransferase class I/II-fold pyridoxal phosphate-dependent enzyme, which yields MVSRQAARLLADTPAIAEAHFLAEAEPYDPDLRPGGYLNLGTAENRLLWDLLDGRLAALEPMTESTARYAPLHGTGELRERVAALLSATCRTPLDAEDLVVISGATGALDAIASVLCDPGEAIVVPAPYYGAFDTDLGGRSGARILPAPLEPADGFRLTAEAVDRALKQAAAEGTTVRAVALSSPSNPLGEVHPPQVLAELLRVAAEHDVDLVSDEIYAHAVFGPHAFTSAADPAVNPHWAERTHVVWGFAKDFGLPGLKTGVLHTRDPRVRDAARAMAYFAPVSTATQHTLAGLLADPAWVASFLAAGRRRLGSSYAHLVAHLDAYRIPYVPAEAGFSVWLDLRRWLPGAGFEAEQRLWRELFETARVSILPGGAFRSPEPGWFRLCHTVEAPLVAEAVRRIAGHLGGALGEAALPGSLTSFPSSPSSPNGRRP from the coding sequence ATGGTCTCCCGCCAGGCCGCACGGCTGCTCGCCGACACCCCCGCCATCGCCGAGGCGCACTTCCTGGCCGAGGCCGAGCCGTACGACCCGGACCTGCGCCCCGGCGGCTACCTCAACCTGGGCACCGCGGAGAACCGTCTCCTGTGGGACCTCCTCGACGGCCGGCTGGCCGCGCTGGAGCCGATGACCGAGTCCACCGCCCGCTACGCGCCCCTGCACGGCACCGGCGAACTGCGCGAGCGCGTCGCCGCGCTGCTCTCGGCGACCTGCCGCACGCCGCTCGACGCCGAGGACCTGGTGGTGATCAGCGGCGCCACCGGGGCGCTGGACGCGATCGCGTCGGTGCTGTGCGACCCGGGCGAGGCGATCGTGGTGCCCGCCCCCTACTACGGGGCCTTCGACACCGATCTCGGGGGACGTTCCGGCGCCCGGATCCTGCCCGCCCCGCTGGAGCCGGCCGACGGGTTCCGGCTGACGGCGGAGGCCGTCGACCGGGCCCTGAAGCAGGCCGCCGCGGAGGGGACGACCGTACGCGCGGTCGCGCTCTCCTCCCCCTCCAACCCCCTCGGCGAGGTGCACCCGCCCCAGGTGCTCGCCGAGCTGCTGCGGGTGGCCGCCGAGCACGACGTGGACCTCGTCTCCGACGAGATCTACGCCCACGCCGTCTTCGGCCCGCACGCCTTCACCAGCGCCGCCGACCCCGCGGTCAATCCGCACTGGGCCGAACGCACCCACGTGGTCTGGGGCTTCGCGAAGGACTTCGGGCTGCCCGGACTGAAGACCGGTGTCCTGCACACGCGTGATCCCCGGGTGCGGGACGCGGCGCGGGCGATGGCCTACTTCGCGCCCGTCTCCACCGCCACCCAGCACACCCTGGCCGGTCTGCTGGCCGACCCGGCGTGGGTGGCCTCCTTCCTCGCGGCGGGCCGCCGCCGGCTGGGGTCCTCGTACGCGCACCTCGTCGCGCACCTGGACGCGTACCGGATCCCGTACGTTCCGGCCGAGGCCGGGTTCTCCGTCTGGCTGGACCTGCGCCGCTGGCTGCCCGGGGCCGGGTTCGAGGCCGAACAGCGGCTGTGGCGCGAACTGTTCGAGACGGCGAGGGTCAGCATCCTGCCGGGCGGGGCGTTCCGCTCGCCCGAGCCGGGCTGGTTCCGGCTGTGCCACACCGTCGAGGCCCCCCTGGTCGCGGAGGCGGTCCGGCGGATCGCCGGCCACCTGGGCGGGGCCCTCGGGGAGGCCGCCCTCCCCGGCTCCCTCACCTCGTTCCCCTCGTCCCCCTCCTCCCCGAACGGAAGACGCCCATGA
- a CDS encoding SGM_5486 family transporter-associated protein — MSPVLEPNPQNGHKKLGLVLGAMLLVTVIIAVIASLASP, encoded by the coding sequence ATGTCGCCCGTCCTCGAACCGAACCCCCAGAACGGTCACAAGAAGCTCGGCCTCGTGCTCGGCGCGATGCTGCTCGTGACCGTGATCATCGCCGTCATCGCCAGCCTCGCCTCCCCCTGA
- a CDS encoding histidine phosphatase family protein — translation MSADTPRRIVLLRHAKADWPQVSDHDRPLAERGRKDAPAVGLKLAETGITFDLALCSTAARTRETWKLAVQELPHRPKTHYEERLYDASLGELIALLNETPEEVADLLVIGHNPGMHALADALSGRAEGDALDRMTRTGFPTAALAVVSFTGSWKSVEHGVGTLLDYWTPKEH, via the coding sequence ATGAGCGCCGACACACCCCGCAGGATCGTCCTCCTCCGGCACGCCAAGGCCGACTGGCCCCAGGTGTCCGACCACGACCGCCCGCTGGCGGAACGCGGCCGCAAGGACGCACCGGCCGTCGGACTGAAGCTGGCCGAGACCGGCATCACCTTCGACCTGGCCCTCTGCTCCACCGCCGCCCGGACCCGGGAGACCTGGAAGCTCGCCGTCCAGGAACTGCCCCACCGGCCGAAGACCCATTACGAGGAGCGGCTCTACGACGCCTCGCTGGGTGAGCTCATCGCCCTGCTGAACGAGACCCCGGAGGAGGTGGCCGACCTCCTCGTGATCGGCCACAACCCCGGCATGCACGCCCTCGCCGACGCCCTCTCCGGGCGCGCGGAGGGCGACGCCCTCGACCGGATGACCCGTACGGGCTTCCCGACCGCGGCGCTGGCCGTCGTCTCCTTCACCGGATCGTGGAAGTCCGTCGAGCACGGAGTGGGCACGCTGCTGGACTACTGGACGCCCAAGGAGCACTGA
- a CDS encoding tryptophan 2,3-dioxygenase family protein produces MSENVTYADYLRLPELLTLQVPLADGVDDELLFIAVHQVQELWFGQLLRDLSGARDRMLEGDPRAARAGLVRSTVITRALIAGIHPLRGMPPREFHAFRGALGGSSGAQSAQYLEIAALCGADWVRGEHGARAVAGLSPRERERARGRLAEPTLWEAFVSLLAKAGFAVGTGQERREAFGRLAAAPRDGDPVEFAELSELVEALVDHDEIWTEWRACHAQLVERQIGGRPGTGGSSGVAHLRAAVHRRFHPELWEARDAGIPPLPAR; encoded by the coding sequence ATGTCTGAGAACGTCACGTACGCGGACTACCTGCGGCTGCCGGAGCTGCTGACGCTCCAGGTGCCGCTGGCCGACGGGGTGGACGACGAGCTGCTGTTCATCGCCGTCCACCAGGTGCAGGAGCTGTGGTTCGGGCAGCTGCTGCGCGATCTGTCCGGCGCCCGCGACCGGATGCTGGAGGGTGATCCCCGGGCCGCGCGGGCGGGCCTGGTGCGGAGCACGGTGATCACGCGGGCGCTGATCGCGGGGATCCATCCGCTGCGCGGGATGCCGCCGAGGGAGTTCCACGCCTTCCGCGGGGCGCTCGGCGGCAGCAGCGGGGCGCAGTCGGCGCAGTATCTGGAGATAGCGGCGCTGTGCGGCGCGGACTGGGTGCGCGGGGAGCACGGGGCGCGGGCGGTCGCCGGGCTGAGTCCGCGGGAACGGGAGCGGGCGCGCGGGCGGCTCGCGGAGCCGACCCTGTGGGAGGCGTTCGTGTCGCTGCTGGCCAAGGCCGGTTTCGCGGTGGGGACGGGGCAGGAGCGGCGGGAGGCGTTCGGGCGGCTCGCGGCGGCGCCCCGGGACGGTGACCCGGTGGAGTTCGCGGAGCTGTCGGAGCTGGTGGAGGCCCTGGTGGACCACGACGAGATCTGGACGGAGTGGCGGGCCTGCCACGCGCAGCTCGTCGAGCGGCAGATCGGCGGCCGGCCCGGGACCGGGGGCAGCAGCGGCGTGGCCCATCTGCGGGCGGCGGTCCACCGGCGGTTCCACCCGGAGCTGTGGGAGGCGCGGGACGCGGGCATCCCGCCGCTGCCCGCCCGGTGA
- a CDS encoding FadR/GntR family transcriptional regulator, whose protein sequence is MPLTSPRRSALVDQVIAQLRNQITSGEWPVGGRIPTEPELVELLGVARNTVREAVRALAHNGLLDIRQGSGTYVIATSELAGVMHRRFAGADPRHIAELRSTLESSAARLAAERRTDRDLVQLDALLARREEAWASGEAELFVAADVALHMAVVTASHNDVLIELYADLGDLVADWLRADVGTVLDPAAHLDHARLIEAVRRGDGDAAASEAAGYPFACLGRGGR, encoded by the coding sequence ATGCCGCTGACCTCGCCCCGGCGATCCGCGCTCGTCGATCAGGTGATCGCCCAGCTCCGGAACCAGATCACCTCCGGCGAATGGCCGGTCGGGGGCCGGATCCCGACCGAGCCCGAGCTGGTGGAGCTGCTGGGCGTCGCCCGCAACACCGTGCGGGAGGCCGTCCGCGCGCTCGCGCACAACGGGCTGCTGGACATCCGCCAGGGTTCGGGCACCTACGTGATCGCCACCAGCGAGCTGGCCGGGGTGATGCACCGGCGTTTCGCCGGGGCCGACCCGCGGCACATCGCGGAGCTGCGCTCGACGCTGGAGTCCTCGGCGGCCCGGCTGGCGGCGGAGCGGCGGACCGACCGGGACCTGGTCCAGCTGGACGCGCTGCTGGCACGGCGCGAGGAGGCGTGGGCGAGCGGGGAGGCGGAGCTGTTCGTGGCGGCGGACGTGGCCCTGCACATGGCGGTGGTGACGGCCTCGCACAACGACGTGCTGATCGAGCTGTACGCGGACCTGGGCGACCTGGTGGCGGACTGGCTGCGGGCGGACGTCGGCACCGTGCTGGATCCGGCCGCCCACCTGGACCACGCCCGGCTGATCGAGGCGGTCCGGCGCGGGGACGGGGACGCGGCGGCCTCGGAGGCGGCCGGCTACCCCTTCGCCTGCCTCGGCAGGGGCGGACGCTGA